From one Lotus japonicus ecotype B-129 chromosome 3, LjGifu_v1.2 genomic stretch:
- the LOC130745345 gene encoding uncharacterized protein LOC130745345 isoform X2, whose amino-acid sequence MEQDLPTFIRPCKLRGNSSASSRPLIPGPAGVVQAAMIQRSSTTDGHLIPTQQFVRRVVEDGHDTDPDFHSNAWLSALQLGGSATPLGSITHHLERVDLIVAVIKSCTPNGFGDVSVTLKDPTGTVGASVHHKVFTESEFAKDINVGSVMLIQKVAVFSPRKSNCYLNITLPNIVKVFSSDCGPPSETFTDITED is encoded by the exons atggaaCAAGATTTGCCCACCTTCATCCGCCCTTGCAAACTCCGAGGCAACTCTTCTGCAAgttctcgtcctctcattcccggCCCTGCTGGTGTTGTCCAGGCCGCCATGATTCAACGCAGCTCCACCACCGACGGACACCTCATTCCAACCCAACAATTTGTTAGGCGCGTCGTCGAAGACGGTCACGACACTGATCCCGATTTTCACTCCAATGCTTGGCTTTCAGCCCTGCAATTAGGCGGATCTGCAACTCCTCTGGGTTCAATCACTCACCATCTAGAAAGGGTCGATCTCATCGTCGCAGTTATCAAATCATGCACGCCAAACGGATTCGGCGATGTGTCAGTTACCCTGAAG GATCCTACGGGCACTGTCGGTGCTAGTGTCCATCACAAGGTTTTCACTGAAAGCGAATTCGCGAAGGACATAAATGTTGGATCTGTTATGCTTATCCAGAAG GTAGCTGTGTTTTCTCCTAGAAAATCTAATTGTTACCTGAACATAACATTGCCCAACATAGTTAAG GTATTCTCCAGTGACTGTGGACCTCCATCTGAAACATTCACCGACATTACAGAAGATTGA
- the LOC130744535 gene encoding protein FAR1-RELATED SEQUENCE 5-like, with amino-acid sequence MTEPYLYEEDLLVDAACDAACGSGNVEPPSNIIPWVPPRISVDATHLFTTDQIFDTRDELEQWAKNVGKANGYVLVIARSDYAISGGKVFVTIKCAKHGIYRPYKDPNTFKYKKTASQKTDCKFNLKGRPTKGDRMWWLKVMDGKHNHEPAKSLVGHPYVGRLTEEEKGLVGTMTSTWTPPRQILAALKENNPSNLTTITQVYSCNKRFKKEERGPLTEMQHLMKKLVEAKYVHFERQQADSSEIRDLFWAHPDAVRLFNTFPHVVIMDCTYKTNRYQIPLLEMVGLTSTGLTFSIAFCYIVREHTIDYVWALECMKSLIADNARLPQVIVTDRDLALLSAVKQCLPNCTNLLCRFHINKNVEAKCKVLIGTDDFALSVMENWKCLIYAETVEQFDEEWKEMCVMCKDFPDFISYISTTWLKHKEKFVSAWTNSVLHFGTTTSNRAESAHSTLKRMLKDGRGDLCASWDAVDRLTTVRHNEIKASFERSINLVEHRFKSPMYTNIRGFVSRKAMQLMEDEQNRVMRDGCGCAFQVTHGLPCACALHSYDRIPYEAIHTFWKILGWDHVPIGSQASNQGDLKSEIDGLTAYFNTLDVAGQSMLRRKVKELYCPSSSSLCPPQVKIKPKRSSKAMESKPPSQQKPSLQRDPCYWEHVNNSLKPTPNKVSCPRSKKSKKSKQSSTSIYLDDLPSFFHQYIEKVIDVIADGNCGYRSVAALFRPDIGQDGWALIREELLVELSKNTAYYSNIFGYERVQSLQNRLILPIGTIATEDKWMSLPEMGYLIATRLQVVFISISLKGCYTYLPLRGGAPPEVHPVIAVGHVTNHFVQLKLKPGHPMPTIAPQWPFLAKEPTDQWIFPYAARLATFTAELNAWIDPTGGPQENVFIDLGED; translated from the exons ATGACTGAACCGTACCTATATGAAGAAGATTTACTGGTTGATGCCGCATGCGATGCCGCATGCGGTTCTGGGAATGTTGAGCCTCCTAGCAATATCATTCCGTGGGTGCCCCCTCGTATAAGCGTGGACGCCACacatttatttacaactgaCCAG ATATTTGATACTCGTGATGAGCTTGAACAATGGGCTAAGAATGTTGGAAAGGCGAATGGTTATGTGCTGGTGATTGCAAGGTCTGACTATGCTATAAGTGGAGGAAAGGTATTTGTTACTATTAAGTGTGCGAAGCATGGTATTTACAGGCCATACAAGGACCCGAATACATTCAAGTACAAAAAGACCGCATCACAAAAGACTGATTGTAAGTTTAATCTCAAAGGACGACCTACGAAGGGTGATAGAATGTGGTGGCTGAAAGTGATGGATGGtaaacacaaccatgaaccagctaaatCACTAGTTGGACACCCCTACGTTGGTCGACTAACAGAGGAAGAGAAGGGGCTTGTGGGCACCATGACTAGTACTTGGACTCCACCGAGACAAATACTAGCGgcattgaaggaaaacaatccaaGTAACTTGACTACAATCACTCAAGTTTACAGTTGCAACAAAAGGTTTAAAAAAGAGGAGAGGGGaccattgacagaaatgcaacatttgatgaagaagttgGTAGAAGCCAAGTATGTTCACTTTGAAAGGCAACAAGCTGATTCAAGTGAGATTAGGGATCTCTTTTGGGCTCATCCTGATGCGGTCAGactcttcaacacattccctcaTGTGGTCATCATGGATTGCACGTACAAGACAAACAGATATCAGATCCCCTTGCTTGAAATGGTTGGTCTCACTTCTACGGGGTTGACTTTCTCCATAGCATTTTGCTACATAGTTAGGGAGCACACAATTGACTATGTTTGGGCCTTGGAGTGCATGAAGTCTCTTATTGCCGATAATGCCAGATTACCTCAAGTGATTGTGACTGACAGAGATTTGGCTTTACTGAGTGCTGTTAAGCAATGTCTTCCCAATTGTACCAATTTATTATGCCGGttccacataaacaagaatgtggaggcaaagtgcaaagtgttgattggcacggatgattttgcCCTTTCAGTGATGGAGAACTGGAAATGCCTGATTTATGCTGAaacagtggaacaatttgatgaGGAATGGAAGGAAATGTGTGTCATGTGTAAGGACTTCCCAGATTTCATATCCTAcatttctactacatggttaaAGCACAAGGAGAAATTTGTGAGTGCGTGGACCAATTCTGTGTTGCATTTTGGAACTACAACGAGTAACAG GGCTGAAAGTGCACACTCAACCTTGAAGAGGATGCTGAAAGACGGCAGAGGTGACTTGTGCGCCTCGTGGGATGCAGTGGATAGGTTGACCACTGTACGACACAATGAAATCAAGGCATCATTTGAGCGCAGTATCAACCTTGTAGAACATCGTTTCAAGTCGCCCATGTATACAAATATCAGGGGATTTGTGTCCAGAAAGGCCATGCAACTCATGGAAGATGAACAGAACAGAGTGATGCGTGATGGTTGTGGATGCGCATTCCAAGTTACCCATGGGCTTCCTTGTGCGTGTGCACTTCATAGTTATGATAGAATTCCGTATGAGGCAATCCATACTTTCTGGAAGATACTTGGTTGGGACCATGTACCCATTGGGAGTCAAGCCTCAAACCAAGGAGACCTCAAGTCAGAGATTGATGGCTTGACCGCTTATTTCAACACTTTGGATGTTGCGGGCCAAAGTATGCTAAGGAGGAAGGTAAAAGAGCTATATTGTCCTTCTAGTAGTTCACTGTGTCCTCCTCAAGTGAAGATAAAGCCCAAGCGCTCGTCCAAGGCTATGGAGAGTAAACCACCTAGTCAACAAAAACCATCCTTACAACGTGATCCTTGTTATTGGGAACATGTTAACAATAGCCTCAAGCCAACACCTAACAAAGTCTCTTGTCCTCGAAGCAAGAAGTCTAAGAAGAGCAAGCAGTCCTCCACCAGCATATACTTGGATGATTTGCCATCTTTCTTCCATCAATATATAGAAAAAGTCATAGATGTTATTGCAGATGGTAATTGTGGTTATAGATCAGTTGCTGCATTGTTCAGACCCGACATAGGTCAAGACGGTTGGGCTTTGATTAGGGAAGAGTTGCTTGTAGAACTCTCAAAGAATACCGCTTACTATAGCAACATATTTGGTTATGAGAGGGTTCAGTCtctacaaaatcgtctcatcctTCCGATTGGTACAATTGCAACGGAAGACAAGTGGATGTCTCTACCGGAGATGGGGTACCTCATTGCTACGAGGTTGCAAGTTGTCTTCatctccatttcactaaaaGGTTGTTACACTTATCTGCCATTGAGAGGAGGCGCCCCACCGGAAGTACATCCCGTTATAGCAGTTGGTCACGTCACCAACCACTTTGTTCAG CTAAAGCTTAAGCCGGGACATCCTATGCCAACAATAGCTCCCCAATGGCCGTTTTTGGCCAAAGAACCCACCGACCAATGGATCTTCCCGTATGCGGCGCGTTTGGCTACATTTACGGCAGAATTGAATGCTTGGATTGATCCTACGGGTGGTCCTCAAGAGAATGTCTTTATAGACCTTGGAGAAGATTGA
- the LOC130744537 gene encoding protein MAIN-LIKE 2-like, protein MAITLVTTDAIIITSAIILSLLVDIPYASLSLNTGLATHAAVCFLLNEMLDMLIDQFLLFNLNRNTGLATHAAVCFLLNEMLDMLIDQFLLFNLNRNTGLATHAAVCFLLNEMKLLKRLELGSKNKQKSLFILSEMAKRKSQGRRKSHVAGSSHDATEDVEDRHTAPDDVEDRHRRLHASFRRVRGRFGEDQDVGGTSNEERRDPCEMIPEPSRQTTPEPSPPSPPSRQTTPEPSPPSRQMTPQSSAESEHEVDVEHEVDVELQVDVEPEVGVELEGDAGARRDEVPVQTEAPFPGGPDDLSLLVRYPHHVAPCLWHHIIGTDPRYPDRGVLKFASAGMKLAKLTCEGEGDDMSAVRQRVEGTGLYPLFSCTYLEIDTPLLSALVERWHEDTSSFHMPFGEMTITLDDVSSILHLPMGDRFYTPGQASREQAAETCVLLLGGVATDYIMEFKAVKTIGLRFGFLQTLYTRALAEHRHDHAARMWLLHLLGSTLFANKSGGHYTSVHWIGMLQHLDRVSEYAWGAIALATLYDALGHASRRKTKQMSGCSSLLVAWVFEHFPPTIIQRIEVPEYTEDQPRACRWMESRAGHAGLMERRVLFDEMTAEDVIWTPYEEHRSHRELDVRALYSGYIRTPIRTAVRPHLPERVMRQFGYVQPIPRHPSVVMGMSSAAEVVDAAYQDYEPHLIPGGVPSIVDGAAVDDYLDWYTGVSHRFIIPDESRADLSAVASLRRAVDLLEQGLEVDDGPPRDTRSRTLLEKCLTVIRDLSRTQGVTFVGVRGGRGRGRGGGGDRGGGRGGGRGRRGRVGRRGRGQ, encoded by the exons ATGGCAATCACACTTGTCACTACAGATGCTATTATCATAACCAGTGCTATAATTTTATCCCTTCTTGTTGATATACCATATGCATCCCTGTCATT AAACACTGGCCTTGCTACTCATGCAGCTGTGTGCTTTTTGCTGAATGAGAT GCTAGACATGCTTATTGATCAA TTTCTGCTTTTTAATTTGAATAGAAACACTGGCCTTGCTACTCATGCAGCTGTGTGCTTTTTGCTGAATGAGAT GCTAGACATGCTTATTGATCAA TTTCTGCTTTTTAATTTGAATAGAAACACTGGCCTTGCTACTCATGCAGCTGTGTGCTTTTTGCTGAATGAGAT GAAACTGTTGAAAAGATTAGAGTTGGGAtcaaagaacaaacagaaatcACTGTTCATTTTATCAGAG atgGCTAAGAGGAAGAGCCAAGGGCGCAGGAAATCACATGTTGCTGGGAGCTCCCATGATGCCACGGAGGATGTTGAGGATCGCCACACAGCCCCGGATGATGTTGAGGATCGCCACAGACGGCTGCATGCTTCTTTTCGTAGAGTCAGAGGCAGATTTGGTGAGGACCAGGATGTTGGTGGGACATCAAATGAGGAGCGTCGAGACCCTTGTGAGATGATTCCTGAGCCTTCTCGTCAGACGACTCCCGAGCCTTCTCCGCCTTCTCCGCCTTCTCGTCAGACGACTCCCGAGCCTTCTCCGCCTTCTCGTCAGATGACTCCTCAGAGTTCGGCAGAGAGTGAGCATGAGGTTGATGTGGAGCATGAGGTTGATGTGGAGCTTCAGGTTGATGTGGAGCCTGAGGTTGGTGTGGAGCTTGAGGGTGATGCTGGAGCACGACGGGATGAGGTGCCAGTCCAGACAGAGGCACCGTTTCCAGGGGGGCCTGATGATCTGTCACTGTTGGTCCGTTACCCACATCACGTTGCGCCGTGTCTGTGGCATCATATTATAGGCACCGACCCGCGTTACCCCGATAGAGGTGTGTTGAAGTTTGCCAGCGCTGGGATGAAGCTGGCAAAGCTGACATGTGAGGGCGAGGGAGACGATATGAGCGCTGTTCGTCAGCGTGTGGAGGGGACCGGACTCTATCCGCTCTTCAGTTGCACCTATCTGGAGATAGACACACCCCTTCTATCTGCCCTCGTCGAGAGATGGCATGAGGATACCAGCAGCTTCCACATGCCATTCGGGGAGATGACCATCACCCTGGATGACGTGTCATCTATACTTCATTTGCCGATGGGTGATAGGTTTTATACTCCCGGACAGGCCAGCAGAGAACAGGCAGCGGAGACCTGTGTTCTGCTCTTAGGAGGGGTAGCCACGGACTACATCATGGAGTTTAAGGCGGTGAAGACCATTGGCTTGCGATTCGGGTTCTTGCAGACTCTTTACACTAGGGCTCTTGCTG AGCATCGGCATGACCATGCAGCACGGATGTGGCTACTTCACCTCCTCGGCTCGACCTTGTTTGCGAACAAGAGTGGAGGACACTACACTTCTGTCCATTGGATCGGCATGCTGCAGCACCTTGATCGGGTGTCAGAGTATGCGTGGGGCGCCATTGCACTAGCTACACTGTATGATGCACTTGGTCATGCCTCACGGAGGAAGACCAAGCAGATGAGCGGTTGTTCTTCCCTCCTGGTAGCTTGGGTGTTTGAGCACTTCCCACCCACCATTATTCAGCGGATTGAGGTCCCCGAGTACACGGAGGACCAGCCCAGAGCGTGCAGGTGGATGGAGTCCCGGGCTGGGCATGCTGGACTGATGGAGAGGCGAGTTCTCTTCGATGAGATGACGGCAGAGGACGTCATATGGACACCGTATGAGGAGCACAGGAGTCACAGAGAGCTGGACGTCCGAGCTTTATACTCAGGCTACATCCGGACTCCCATCCGGACGGCCGTGCGACCTCATCTTCCTGAGCGTGTGATGCGGCAGTTTGGGTACGTGCAGCCTATCCCGCGACACCCATCTGTTGTGATGGGCATGAGTTCTGCTGCGGAGGTCGTTGATGCAGCATACCAGGATTATGAGCCACACTTGATTCCAGGGGGGGTCCCTAGTATAGTGGATGGAGCGGCAGTAGATGATTACCTGGACTGGTACACCGGTGTATCTCACCGGTTCATCATCCCGGATGAGAGTAGGGCCGATCTCAGTGCTGTG gCTTCTTTGCGTCGGGCCGTTGATTTGCTAGAGCAGGGACTTGAGGTCGACGACGGTCCCCCTAGAGATACACGCTCCCGCACTTTATTAGAGAAGTGCCTCACTGTCATCAGAGACTTGAGCAGGACCCAGGGCGTCACTTTCGTTGGTGTACGAGGAGGCAGAGGTCGAGGCAGAGGAGGAGGCGGAGATAGAGGAGGTGGCAGAGGCGGAGGCAGAGGTCGTAGGGGTAGGGTGGGTCGTAGGGGCAGGGGGCAGTGA
- the LOC130745345 gene encoding uncharacterized protein LOC130745345 isoform X1 encodes MEQDLPTFIRPCKLRGNSSASSRPLIPGPAGVVQAAMIQRSSTTDGHLIPTQQFVRRVVEDGHDTDPDFHSNAWLSALQLGGSATPLGSITHHLERVDLIVAVIKSCTPNGFGDVSVTLKVFPSSAFFFINVMVFKCPLSMPYGFELQDPTGTVGASVHHKVFTESEFAKDINVGSVMLIQKVAVFSPRKSNCYLNITLPNIVKVFSSDCGPPSETFTDITED; translated from the exons atggaaCAAGATTTGCCCACCTTCATCCGCCCTTGCAAACTCCGAGGCAACTCTTCTGCAAgttctcgtcctctcattcccggCCCTGCTGGTGTTGTCCAGGCCGCCATGATTCAACGCAGCTCCACCACCGACGGACACCTCATTCCAACCCAACAATTTGTTAGGCGCGTCGTCGAAGACGGTCACGACACTGATCCCGATTTTCACTCCAATGCTTGGCTTTCAGCCCTGCAATTAGGCGGATCTGCAACTCCTCTGGGTTCAATCACTCACCATCTAGAAAGGGTCGATCTCATCGTCGCAGTTATCAAATCATGCACGCCAAACGGATTCGGCGATGTGTCAGTTACCCTGAAGGTATTTCCATCTTCCGCGTTCTTTTTCATCAATGTCATGGTATTTAAATGTCCTCTGTCAATGCCATATGGGTTTGAGTTGCAGGATCCTACGGGCACTGTCGGTGCTAGTGTCCATCACAAGGTTTTCACTGAAAGCGAATTCGCGAAGGACATAAATGTTGGATCTGTTATGCTTATCCAGAAG GTAGCTGTGTTTTCTCCTAGAAAATCTAATTGTTACCTGAACATAACATTGCCCAACATAGTTAAG GTATTCTCCAGTGACTGTGGACCTCCATCTGAAACATTCACCGACATTACAGAAGATTGA